A genomic window from Carassius auratus strain Wakin chromosome 19, ASM336829v1, whole genome shotgun sequence includes:
- the LOC113119627 gene encoding transcription factor Sp4-like: protein MSDQKKEAMATDGGKASGGEVGTKGKSSGSQDAQPSPLALLAATCSKIGGVGGEGQTATQQQIIIDPNQGLLQLQNPTQQLELVPAQLTGNGWQIIATSPATATKDSVQQQAANESAAGRKVKAAGSSNAPGSQQQQFQIIQVQNLPNSSGGIQYQVIPHLQTADGQQIQISPSNPTALSVQPEQIQLIPAGNNQAILATPQRAGSTGIVAQNQTIPLQIRPSFPLQLQTIQGTQAPMVTTLPINLGGMTLALPVINNVAAATGGGASVQLIQSGDGSISNGNQASTAESACGTASDATADATTLSTGAESQKDSQAGESDAQNLTQSNGLQSASEQPGQIQQFQIVGHPVLQQIQIQSPQQQVVQGSIQTLQPMQQNLQLQAFQNPTQVLIRTPTLTPSGQISWQTVQVQNAGVPQQLTLAPVASSSSGATFTQIAPLTLGGSPITLSAAQLSSGTGVQTVNIAGLGAAGVQVQGVPLTITGVQGQQQGQEGVKVQSAPVTVTVGNISSTSPEQMGQVQSPSETEGQPGKRLRRVACSCPNCRDGEGRNNSDPSKKKQHVCHMEGCGKVYGKTSHLRAHLRWHTGERPFVCNWIFCGKRFTRSDELQRHRRTHTGEKRFECPECSKRFMRSDHLSKHIKTHQNKKGGAALTIITTDEMEEEVDEALSSPRIVTVATLSQDSNPATPTTSNNLEEEFE from the exons ATGAGTG atcaaAAGAAAGAAGCCATGGCCACAGATGGTGGGAAAGCCAGCGGAGGTGAAGTTGGGACGAAAGGGAAAAGTTCTGGATCGCAG gatgcaCAGCCGTCTCCTCTCGCATTGCTGGCGGCGACGTGCAGTAAAATAGGCGGTGTTGGGGGCGAGGGTCAGACGGCCACCCAGCAGCAGATAATAATCGACCCCAACCAAGGTCTGCTTCAGCTCCAGAACCCCACGCAGCAGCTGGAGCTGGTTCCTGCACAGCTAACAGGAAACGGCTGGCAGATCATCGCCACTTCCCCTGCCACTGCAACCAAAGACAGCGTTCAGCAGCAGGCGGCCAACGAGAGCGCCGCGGGGCGAAAGGTCAAAGCGGCGGGTTCGAGTAACGCACCTGGCTCACAGCAGCAGCAGTTTCAGATCATCCAGGTGCAGAATCTGCCGAACTCGTCCGGTGGGATTCAGTATCAAGTCATCCCGCACCTTCAGACGGCCGACGGACAGCAGATCCAAATAAGCCCTAGTAACCCCACGGCTTTAAGCGTCCAGCCCGAACAGATCCAGCTCATTCCCGCCGGGAACAACCAAGCCATTCTGGCCACGCCCCAAAGGGCGGGATCAACCGGCATCGTCGCGCAAAACCAGACGATCCCGCTTCAAATCAGACCGTCGTTTCCTTTGCAGCTGCAAACTATTCAAG GTACGCAAGCTCCAATGGTGACGACGTTACCTATTAACCTCGGCGGCATGACTCTGGCGTTGCCGGTTATCAACAATGTTGCAGCAGCAACAGGGGGCGGAGCTTCAGTTCAGCTCATCCAATCAGGCGACGGAAGCATTTCAAATGGAAACCAAGCGAGCACAGCGGAGTCCGCGTGCGGGACGGCCAGCGACGCAACAGCAGATGCTACGACATTATCTACCGGAGCCGAAAGCCAGAAAGACAGTCAAGCGGGTGAGTCGGATGCCCAGAATCTCACCCAATCCAACGGCCTCCAATCTGCATCCGAGCAGCCCGGACAAATCCAGCAGTTCCAAATCGTAGGGCACCCGGTCCTCCAGCAGATCCAGATCCAGTCGCCCCAACAGCAGGTGGTCCAGGGCTCCATACAGACTTTGCAACCGATGCAGCAGAACCTCCAGCTGCAGGCCTTCCAGAACCCCACGCAGGTTCTGATCCGGACGCCCACGCTCACCCCGTCGGGTCAGATCAGCTGGCAGACGGTGCAGGTGCAGAATGCGGGCGTGCCCCAGCAGCTGACGCTCGCGCCTGTGGCTTCCAGCTCGAGTGGGGCGACGTTCACACAGATCGCCCCGCTGACGCTCGGCGGGTCGCCCATCACGCTCAGTGCCGCCCAGCTGTCCTCTGGGACCGGGGTGCAGACGGTGAACATCGCAGGTTTGGGGGCGGCTGGAGTCCAGGTGCAAGGCGTCCCGCTCACCATCACCGGCGTGCAAG GTCAGCAGCAGGGTCAAGAGGGGGTCAAAGTTCAGTCTGCCCCGGTGACGGTGACCGTGGGGAACATCAGCAGCACGAGTCCAGAGCAGATGGGGCAGGTCCAGAGCCCATCAGAGACGGAGGGTCAGCCCGGAAAGAGGCTGCGCAGGGTGGCCTGCTCCTGCCCCAACTGCAGGGATGGAGAGGGGAG AAATAACAGCGACCCGTCAAAGAAGAAGCAGCACGTGTGTCACATGGAGGGCTGTGGGAAGGTTTACGGTAAAACGTCTCACCTGAGAGCTCACCTGCGCTGGCACACGGGAGAGAGACCGTTCGTCTGCAACTGGATCTTCTGCGGGAAACGCTTCACCAGGAGCGACGAGCTTCAGCGGCATCGCAGGACGCATACAG GTGAGAAGAGGTTCGAGTGTCCAGAGTGCTCCAAGAGGTTCATGCGGAGCGACCACTTGTCAAAGCACATCAAGACTCACCAGAACAAGAAAGGTGGTGCGGCACTTACCATCATCACCACAGATgagatggaggaggaggtggacgAGGCGCTGAGCTCGCCGAGGATCGTCACTGTGGCCACGCTCTCGCAGGATTCAAACCCGGCCACGCCCACCACTTCAAACAATTTAGAGGAGGAGTTTGAGTAG